GCCGGCTGCCACCGGCCAAGCCACCACCGCTGCCACAGAACCGCCGTCCGGTACCGCGCAGGTAGCGGTGTATGATCCCCACGAGGTGACATCTTGAGCCACGACGCCGCCAGCAACCCGCATCCGCGCCACGCGCATCAACACGACGACGCGAAGGGTTTCGTGCGCGCCGTGGAGCATGCCAGCGAGGAGCGCGGCCTGCGCCTCACCCCGCTGCGCAAGGAAGTGCTGGAGCTGATCGCCGCCGCGCACAAGCCGGTGAAGGCCTACGACCTGCTCGACCAGTTGCGCGAGAAGCACGGCAATGCGGCGCCGCCCACCGTCTATCGCGCGCTCGACTTCCTGCTCGAGAACGGCTTCATCCACAAGCTGGAATCGATCAACGCCTTCGTTTCCTGCCATCACCCGGCCGAGGCGCACCAGGTGCCGTTCCTGATCTGCGACGTCTGCTCCAGCGCCCAGGAAGTCTGCGACGAGCGCGTCGCGGAACTGATCGAGGCGCAGGCGAAGGCGCTGGGCTTCCGGCCGCAGGCGCAGACCCTGGAAGTGCACGGCACCTGCCGGAACTGCCGCAAGGGCTGAGGTGCTTCCGCGGGGCTGGCGAATCGAAGTGTTATAAAGTAACATGTGGTCACCGGACATGGAGTCGCCCCGTCGGGCGGCGCCGGGTCAATCGATGAATCCCGAGCAGTCGAACAAATCCCGCTGGTGGCACCTGGCCGATCGCGTTGGCGCGATGGCTTCGTTCCTGTGCGCGATCCACTGTGCCTTGCTGCCGTTCGTGCTGGCCCTGCTGCCGCTGATCGGCCTGGAATTCCTGGCTGACCATCGTTTCGAGCGCATCTTCGTGTTGTGCGCCTGCGTGCTGGCATCGCTGGTGCTGGTGCGCGGTTTTCGTCGGCACCGGCGCAGCCTGCCGCTGCGCCTGGCCGTGCCGGGACTGTCGCTGCTGCTGCTCGGCATCGCCTTCATCGACCTGGGCTCGCCGATTCTGCACAGCGTGCTGGTGACTTGCGGCGGCATGCTGCTGGCGGCGGCGCACTTTGCCAACCTGCGGCTGGACAGCCATCGTGATGGCGTCCACGTGCACGGTCCGCAGTGCGCGCATTGAGCCGCGGTGATTGTGTAACGGCCATGCCGATTCCTAGCATGCGCGCATGAACACGCCGCACCATCACCATCAGCCTCACGGCTGCGACCATGCCGCGGGGCAGGCGCATGCCGGCGCCCACGAGCACGTGGCGGGTGGAAGCAGCCGCAAGTTGCTGCTGGCGCTGGTTCTGACCGGCATCATGATGATCGTCGAGGTGGTCGGCGGCCTGTGGTCCGGTTCGCTGGCCTTGCTGGCCGATGCGGCACACATGATGGTCGACACGCTGGCCCTGTTGCTGGCCGTGGTCGGTGCGTGGATGGCCACCCGCCCGGCCGATGCCAGGCGCAGCTACGGTTATGGCCGGATGGAAGTGCTGGCGGGTTTCGTCAATGCGCTGAGCCAGTTCGTGCTGGTGGCGTGGATCGCGTGGGAGGCGGTGATGCGCCTGCGCCATCCGGGCCTGATCCTTTCCGGTGTGATGCTGGTGGTCGCCGTCGCCGGTCTGCTGGTCAATGCGCTGGTGCTGCGCACCCTGCACGGGCATGCGCATGACGACGTCAACCTCGCCGGCGCCAGCCTGCATGTGCTTGGCGACCTGCTGGGTTCGCTGGCGGCGGTGCTGGCGGCGCTGGCGATCCGCTGGTTCGGCTGGCTGTGGGCCGATCCGCTGCTGTCGCTGCTGGTCTCGCTGCTGATCCTGAACAGTGCGTGGCGCTTGCTGCGGAAGTCCGCGCACATCCTGCTGGAAGGCGTGCCCGACGGCCTGGACACGACCGAAATGGAAAGCTCGCTGCGCACGGCGGCGCCGGGCATCCGCGACATCCATCACCTGCACGTGTGGCAGCTTGCCTCGGGGTCACGCATGGCGACCGTGCATGCCGAACTGGACGAGCAGGCGGACGACGCCCTGGTGCTGCAGTCGATCAAGCGCCTGCTGCTGGAGCGTTTCGAGGTCCGCCACGTGACCGTGCAGATCGATCCCGGGGCGTGTCCCGACCCGTCCGGGGACTGTGCGGGACATGCTCATCGCTGACTATCCCGTCATGCCGGGACGCTGCTATGATGGCAGGCCGTTCATCCAATAAATCAAGGAGTTCCCATGGGTAAGGGCGATCGCAAGACCCGTCGCGGCAAGACCTACCGCGGCAGCTACGGCAATACCCGTGCACACGGCGCGCTGCCGGCCGTGGTCGGTGCCAAGCCGACCGTGACCAAGCCGGCTGCGGCCAAGAAGGCGGCGCCGAAGAAGAAGTCGGCCTGAGCCAGCTTCGCCCGGCATTGCTGCAAGAAAACCCCCGCCCCGGCGGGGGTTTTTGCATTTGGGGAATCGGGAATCGGGAATCGGTGTGAGACCGGCTGCTGGCTGAACCGCCAGGGCAGGGGTTCGACGAGGGTTTGCCGCATGGCCACCTGCCATGTATGATGCGCTCCACTGTGTTAACGCGTTAGTACATTATGAAGCGTCGATCGCTCGATCCCGAATCCCCGCCCGGCTCCGCCGAGCAGAGTCTCTGCGAGGCCTTGCTGTCCCTGCGCAACAGCGAGGAGATGGGCGCCTTTCTCAGCGACCTGTGCACGCCGGCGGAACTTGAAGTGCTGGTCGATCGCTGGCGGGTAGTGCCGTACCTGCTCGAAGGCGTGCCGTATCGCGAGATCCACGAGCGCACCGCGGTCAGCATCACCACCATCGGCCGGGTCGCGCGCTACCTCAACCAGGGCAGCGGCGGCTACCTGGCCGCGGCGGCCCGGGCGGCAAGGAAGCAGGCCCAGGCGGCAAGGAAGAAGGCATGAAGCCGCGCGATCGCCTGCGCATCGCGATGCAGAAATCCGGCCGGCTGACCGAACCGGCGTTGGACCTGCTGACCCGTTGCGGACTGACCTTCCGGCAAAGCCGCGACAAGCTGTTCTGCTTCGGCGAAGGCGAGCCGGTGGATCTGCTGCTGGTGCGCGATGACGATATCCCGGGGCTGATCGCCCAGGGCGTGTGCGACCTGGGCATCGTCGGGCGCAACGTGCTGGGCGAGTTCCAGCTCACCGCCGGGCGTGACGGCGAGCCGCTCGACGAATTGCGGCCGCTCGGTTTCGGCCGCTGCCGCCTGTCGATCGCGGTACCCCAGGACATGGCTTACGGGGAGCCGAAGGATCTGGCCGGCACCCGCATCGCCACCTCGTACCCCGGTCTGCTCGGCGAATGGCTGCGCAGCCGCGGCATTGTTGCGGGCGTGGTGACCCTGGCCGGTTCGGTCGAGATCGCCCCCAAGCTGGGCACCGCCGACGCGATCTGCGACTTGGTGCAGAGCGGCGGCACCCTGGTGGCGAACCAGTTGCGCGAAACCGACGTGCTGCTGGAAAGCGAAGCGGTGCTGGCCGGCCCGCTGACCCTGCCGGTGGACGAACGCGGCGACATGCTGGAGCTGCTGCTGAAGCGGCTGGACGGCGTGATCCAGGTGCGCGAATCGCGCCTGTTGCTGCTGCAGACCTCGCGCCACACGTTGGACGCGGTGACCCGGCTGTTGCCCGGTGGCCCGCAGCCGACCCTGCTGCCGGTGGCGGGCCAGCCCGACCAGCTGATGCTGCAGGCGCTGTGCGCCGGCGAGGTGAGCTGGCGGCAACTGGAAGAAATCAAGAAGGCCGGCGCGCGCGAGATGTTCGTGTTGCCGGTGGAGAAAATGCTGGCATGAAGAGCAGATTCGCATGAAGCGTCTGGACTGGAACGCACTGGATGAAGCCTCCCGTGGCGAGGCGCTGGCGCGACCGGCGCAGTCGCGGGCGGAAGCCTTGCGTCACGGCGTCGGGCAGATCATCGCTGCCGTGCGCGCGCGTGGCGATGCCGCGTTGCGCGAGTTCAGCGCGCAATACGATCGCTGCGCGCTGGAAGCGATCGCCGTGGACGAGGCTGAGTTCGCCGTCGCCGAGGCCGTGCTCGATCCCGCGTTGAAGGCGGCGATTCGCGAGGCGGCCGAACGCATCGAGCTGTTCCATCGCGCCAGCGCACTCCAGCCGGTGGCCGTCGACACCGCGCCGGGCGTGCGGGTGGAACGGATACTGCGCCCGGTCGGCCGGGTCGGCCTGTACGTACCGGCCGGCAGCGCGCCGTTGCCGTCGACCGCGCTGATGCTGGGCGTGCCGGCGCAGATCGCCGGCTGTCGCGAGGTGGTGCTGTGTTCGCCGGCACGCCCCGATGGCCGTTGCGACGAGGCGGTGCTGTACGCGGCCCGGCTCACCGGCGTGCACAAGGTATTCAAGCTCGGCGGCGCCCAGGCGATCGCTGCGATGGCCTACGGTACCGACAGCGTGCCCCGGTGCGACAAGCTGTTCGGGCCGGGCAATGCGTGGGTGACGGAGGCGAAGTTGCAGGTGTCGACCGATCCCGACGGCGCGGCGATCGACATGCCGGCCGGTCCGTCCGAGGTGCTGGTGATTGCCGACGCGGCGGCCAACCCGGCGTTCGTCGCCGCCGACCTGTTGTCGCAGGCTGAGCACGGGCCGGATTCGCAGGTGATCCTGCTCAGCCCGTCCACCGATCTGCTGGCCAGGGCGGCGGCGGAAGTCGAGCGGCAATGCGCCGACTTGCCGCGCGCCGACATCGCACGACAGGCGCTGGCGCAGAGCCGGCTGGTCCTGGTCGAATCGCTGGCGCAGGCGGTCGAGGTCAGCAACCGCTACGCTCCCGAACACCTGATCCTGCAGGTCGCCGAGCCGCGCACGCTGCTCGAGCGCATCGACAGCGCCGGCTCGATCTTCCTCGGCCAGTGGACGCCCGAGTCCGTCGGCGATTACTGCAGCGGCAGCAATCACGTGCTGCCCACGTACGGCCACGCGCGCAGCTACAGCGGCGTATCGGTGGCCAGTTTCCAGAAGCAGATCAGCGTGCAGGAAGTGTCTGCCGACGGCCTGCGCCAGATCGGCCCGTGCACCGCGACGCTGGCGGCGGCCGAGCAACTGGAGGCGCACCGCCGCGCCGTGACCCTGCGACTGGAGGCCCTGGCATGAGCGTGCTCGAGCTGGCCCGGCCGGAGATCCGCGCGATGCAGCCGTATTCCTCGGCGCGCATGGAGGCCAGTGGCGGACAGGTTTTCCTCAACGCGAATGAATCGGCCTGGCCGCCGCCGGGCGACGATGGCCTGGGCTGCAATCGCTACCCGGAACCGCAGCCGGCGGCGCTGGTCGCGACCCTGGCCGCGCTGTACGGCGTGCGCCACGAGCAACTGCTGGTCGGCCGCGGCAGCGACGAAGCCATCGACCTGCTGATTCGCGGGTTCTGCCGCGCGGGCGAGGACGCGATCCTGATCCAGCCGCCCACCTTCGGCATGTACGGCGTCTGCGCTCGCATCCAGAACGCGGCAGTGATCGAGGTGGCGCTGGCGGATGACTTCACGCTGGACGTGGATGCGGTGCTCGCTGCCGTCACGCCCGCGGTGAAGCTGGTTTTCGTCTGCACGCCGAACAATCCCAGTGGCCAGTGCGTGCCACGCGAAGATGTCGAGCGTCTGCTGCAGCAGCTCGACGGGCGCGCCTTGCTGGTGGTGGACGAGGCGTACATCGAATTTGCCTTCGAGCGCAGCGTGGCCGATCTCATCGATCGTTACGAAGGCCTCGCCGTGCTGCGCACCTTGTCCAAGGCCTGGGCGCTGGCCGGTGCACGCATCGGCTGCCTGCTGGCCAATCCCGAAGTGATCGCGCTGCTGCGCCGGATCATGCCGCCATACCCGCTGCCGCTGCCGTGCGTGGCCGCCGCGATGGCTGCGCTTTCCGAAGCGGGGCAGGCGCAGGCGCGCGAACACCTGGCCGTGCTGCGCAACGAACACGAACGGGTACGCGGCACGCTGGCCGCGCTGCCCTGCGTGCGCGACGTGCTGCCGTCACAGGCGAACTTCCTCGCCGTGCGCTTCGACGACGCCGGCGCGATCTACCAGCGCCTGCTAGCCGCCGGTGTGGTGGTGCGCGACGTGCGGCGCTATCCGAAGCTGGGTGACGCCTTGCGCATCACCATCGGCACGCCAACCGAGAACGATCAGATGCTTGCTGTTCTGAAGAGTCCGGCCAGGGAAGACCGGGGTTTTGCCGGGGGATCGGCATGAAGCAGACAAAGCTCCTCTTCGTCGACCGCGACGGCTGCCTGATCGAGGAGCCGGCCGACGAGCAGATCGACAGCTACGCGAAGCTGGCCTTGCTGCCGGGCGTGATCGCCGCGCTGCAGCGTTTCGTGGCGGCCGGCTATGAATTGGTGATGATCACCAACCAGGACGGCTTGGGTACCGACAGTTTCCCCGAAGCCGATTTCAACGGGCCGCATGACTTGCTGTTGGGCATCCTCGCCTCGCAAGGCATCCGCTTCCGCGAGGTGCTGATCGACCGCAGTTTCCCGCATGAGGGTCTCGACACGCGCAAGCCCGGCATCGGCCTGGCACGCCATTACCTGGCCGATGACAGCTGGAGCCGGGCCGCCTCGGCGATGGTCGGCGATCGCGAGACCGACCTGCAGTTCGCCGCCAATCTCGGTGTGCGCGGCTGTCGCGTCGGTTCGCGCGGAGTGAGCTGGGAAGCGCTGGCCCACGAACTGCTCGACGCGCCGCGTACCGCCACGGTGGTGCGCAACACGAAGGAAACCCGCATCACGGTCAGCGTGGATCTCGATCGCGTGGCCGAACCGAAGGCACATACCGGCCTGGGCTTCTTCGACCACATGCTGGAACAGATCGGCAAGCACGGCGGCTTCGCGCTGCAGCTGGCCTGCGCTGGCGACACCCACATCGACGAACATCACACCATCGAGGACTGCGCACTGGCGCTGGGCCAGGCGCTGAAACAGGCGCTGGGCGACAAGCGCGGCATCGGCCGTTACGGCTTCACCTTGCCGATGGACGAGGCGCAAGCCAGCGCGGCGCTGGATCTGTCCGGCCGTCCCTATTTCGTGTTTGATGGCAGTTTCCCCCGCGAGCGCGTGGGCGAGGTGCCGACCGAACTGGTGCCGCATTTCTTCCGCTCGCTGTGCGAAGCGCTGGGCGCAAACCTGCACCTGAGCGTGCGCGGCGACAACGCGCATCACATGGTCGAGGCCTGCTTCAAGGTGGTGGCGCGCAGCTTGCGCCAGGCGCTGCGGCGCGAAGGCAGCGAGCTGCCCAGCACCAAGGGTGCGCTGTAATGAGCGTGGTGCTGGTCGATGCGGGCGGCACCAATATCGGCTCGGTGCGCTATGCGTTGCAGCGGCTCGGCGTGGACGCCGCGCTGACTTCCGACGCGACAACGATCCGCGCCGCCGACAAGGTGATCCTGCCCGGCGTCGGCGCGGCTGGCCCCGGCATGGCGCGGTTGCGCGAGCTGGGCCTGGTCGAGGTTTTGCGCGGGTTGACCCAGCCGGTGCTCGGCGTGTGCCTGGGCATGCAGTTGCTGTGCACGCATTCGGAGGAGGGCGATACCGCATGCCTCGGCGTGATTCCCGCGCCGGTTCGCCGCTTCGTCGAAGCGCCCGGCCTGCGCGTGCCGCACATGGGCTGGAACGCGTTGTCGATCCTGCGGAAACATCCGCTGCTGGCCGGGCTCGACGACGGCGAGCAGGCCTACTTCGTGCACAGCTACGCCGTGCCGACGGGCGACTGGACGCTGGCCGACAGCGATTACGGCGAGCCGTTCTCCGCGGTGATCGCCCGCGACAATTTCCACGGCATGCAATTCCACCCCGAGCGCTCCGCCGCCGTCGGCGCGAGGCTCCTGCAGAATTTCCTCGACCTATGAGTTTCGACATCATCCCCGCCATCGACCTGCGCGGTGGCCAGGTGGTGCGCCTGAAGCAGGGCGACTACGCGCAGCAGACGACTTACGCGGCCGATCCGCGCGAGCTGGCAAAGCGCTACGCGCAGGCCGGCGCAGCATGGCTGCACCTGGTCGACCTGGACGGCGCGCGCTCGGGCCGGCTCGACAATCTCGCGGTGATCTCGTCGATCGCTGCCGACGGCATGGCGATCCAGGCCGGCGGCGGCGTGCGCGAGGAGGCCGATCTGCAGCGACTGTTCGATGCCGGCGTGCAGCGCGTGGTGCTGGGCAGCGTGGCGATCCGCGATCCCGAACGCGTCGCCGGATGGCTGGCCAAGTACGGCGCGGAACGCCTGACCCTCGCGCTGGACACGCGCCATGTCGACGGACGCTGGGCGCTGCCCAGCGCGGGCTGGACCGAAGTCGAGGCGCGCACGCTGGACGAACTGGCGCCGTGGTATGCCGCCCGCGGTGCGCGCCACCTGCTGTGCACCGACATCGACCGCGACGGCATGCTGGCCGGCTTCAACCTCGATCTCTATCGCCATCTTGCCGAGGCCGTTCCGTCGCTGGCGGTGCAGGCTTCCGGCGGCGTGCGTTCGCTGGACGACATCCGCGCGGCGCGCGAAGCTGGTGCGTGCGGCGTGATTCTCGGCCGCGCGCTGCTGGAAGGACGCTTCACGGTCGAGGAAGCACTCGCATGCTGAGCCGCCGCATCATCCCCTGCCTCGACGTGCGCGATGGCCAGGTGGTCAAGGGCGTGCGCTTCCGCGATCACGTGGTGATGGGCGAGATCGTCGATCTCGCGCTGCGCTATCGCGACGAGGGCGCCGACGAACTGGTGTTCTACGACATCACCGCCAGTCCCGAAGGGCGCAGCGTGGATCGCGGCTGGGTGGAGAAGGTCGCCCGCGTGATCGACATTCCGTTCTGCGTCGCCGGCGGCATCCGCTCGGTCGACGAGGCTCGCGCCGTGCTGCACGCGGGCGCCGACAAGATCTCGGTGAATTCGCCCGCGCTGGAACGCCCCCAACTGATTGACGAACTGGCCGCGGCGTTCGGCGTGCAGTGCGTGGTGGTCGGCATCGACTCGCTGCGCGACGCCGATGGTGAATGGCGTGTGCGCCAGTACACCGGTGACCCCACGAAAACCCAGGCGCTGGCACGCCGCACGCTGGACTGGATGGTCGAGGCACAGCAGCGCGGTGCGGGCGAGATCGTGCTGAACTGCATGGGCAGCGACGGCGTGCGCGCGGGCTACGATCTCGAACAACTTTCCGTCGCTCGGGCAATCTGCCACGTGCCGCTGATCGCCTCCGGTGGCGCCGGTGCGCCGGAACATTTTCGCGATGCCTTCGTTGATGCCGACGTCGACGGCGCGCTGGCCGCCAGCGTGTTCCACTCCGGCGCCATCGCGATCCCCGCACTCAAGCACTACCTGCACGAATGTGGCGTAGTGGTGCGCCTGTGAGGAAGCAATGATGAGCGACAATACCGATACCCGCCGCCTCGACTGGGCCAAGGGCGATGGCCTGTTGCCGGCAATCGTGCAGCACTGGCTCACCGGCGAAGTGCTGATGCTGGGCTACATGACGGCCGCGGCGCTGGCCGAAACGCAGCGCAGCGGCCACGTCACTTTTTACAGCCGCAGCAAGCAGCGGCTGTGGACCAAGGGCGAAAGCTCGGGTCACGTGCTCGTGCTGAAATCGCTCCGCATCGACTGCGACGCCGACACCTTGCTGATCTTGGCCGATCCGCATGGCCCCACCTGCCACACCGGCACCTCCAGCTGCTTTGGCGACCGCGCCGACGTGCGCCCGCCGCTGGGCTTTCTCGCCGAACTCGATGCACTGGTGGCGCAGCGGCACGCCGAGCGTCCCGATGGCAGCTACACCACCAGGCTGTTCGACGGTGGCATTCGCCGCATCGCGCAGAAGGTGGGTGAGGAGGGTGTCGAGACGGCGCTGGCGGCCGTGGCGCAGGGAGATGACGAGTTGCTGGGCGAAGCGGCGGACCTGCTGTTTCACCTCATCGTGGCGTTGCGGGCACGGGGGTTGTCATTGGCGGATGCAGTGAACGTGCTGGCTGACCGGCACCGTGACGGGTAGGGATGCGGACGCATCGTCGTGTTGCCGTTCTCAATCGGCCAACCGCGCAACCACCAGGTCCAGCAGCGCCCTCAGCCGCGCCAGCCGGCGCATGTCGCGGTGATAGCCGATCCAGGTTTCGCGCGCCGGTGGCTCTTCGCCCAGGTCGATGCGCCGCAAACTGTCGAGCGCATCGCCCAATGGACGCGGCAGGACCGCAACGCCCGAACCCTGCATGCACATCCTTGCCTGCACGGCGCGCGCGTTGCTGCGAAACGCCACGCGGGCATTCGGGAGCACGCGCTGCAACCAGGCGACGTCGGGCATGTTGCCGAAGGCGCTGTCCATGGTGATCAGCCCGGCACCTTCACCATCGCCGGCGCGGGGCGGGGGATAATCGGCAGCCATGTACACGCCGTACGGCATGTGCAGCAGCTTGCGCGAGACGATGTCGGGTTCGTCGAAGGGCCTGATGCGGAACGCCAGGTCGGCTTCGCGGCGTGACAGGCTGAGGAAACGCGTGTCGGTCAGCAGTTCGACGGTGACGTGCGGATAGGCCCGAGCGAATTCCGCGATGACCGGTGTCAGCACGTGTTCGGCGAACCAGTCCGAGGCGGTGATCCGCAGCAGGCCGTCGAGCTGCCGTTCCTGGCCGGCCAGCTGGCGCTGGAACGCGAGTGCTTCGTCCTCGATGCGTTCGGCGTGGTTGAGTACCGCCGCTCCCTCGTCGGTGAGCACGAAACCCTCCGAGGTGCGCTGGAACAGCTTGTGCCCCACGGCGTTTTCCAGCGCCTGCAACCGGCGGCCCATGGTGGGCTGGGTTTGTCCCAGCTTGCGCGCGGCGGCACCGAGCGTGCCCTCGCGTGCGATGGCCAGGAAGACACGCAGATCGCTCCATTCCATCGCGGCACCTCGTTGGAAAGCCAGGTCGGCAGCCATGCAATTATGCATGAATAAAATGCAAAATATTGGATTTTCAAACGAAATTGACGGGCGTAGCGTGGAGACCACTTCCTCCCACGCCGAGTACGCCATGACTATCGCTTCCTCCATGCAAGCCGCCGTTCTTGAAAACCACGGCGCCCCATTCCGCCTGACCAGCATCGCCCGCCCCGTGCCGCAGGCGGGCCAGGTGCTGGTGTGCATCATGGCCAGTGGCGTCAATCCGCTGGACCTGAAGATCCGCAGCGGTGCCGCCGAACACGCCCGTCATCCGCTGCCGGCGATCCTGGGCATCGACATGGCCGGCGTCGTCGTCGCGCTGGGTGCGGGCGTCACCGGCTTTCGGGTGGGTGACGAGGTCTATGGCATGACGGGTGGTGTCGGTGGCGTGCAGGGTTCGCTGGCCGAATATGCCGCCGTGGATGCCAGCCTGCTGGCGCTCAAGCCCGCGCACTTCAGCATGCGCGAGGCGGCCTCGCTGCCGCTGGTCTTCATCACCGCGTGGGAAGGTCTGGTGGATCGTGCCCACGTAGGCGCCGGCCAGACCGTGCTGGTGCAAGGCGGCGCGGGCGGCGTGGGCAGCATGGCGATCCAGATTGCCCGTGCTTTCGGCGCGACCGTTTTCGCCACGGACACCGCGGCGCGCGGCAGCATCAGCCAGCAACTGGGCGCGACACCGATCGACCACGAGCAGATGCCGGTCGAAGAACAGATAGCCGTCCATACGGCCGGTCGCGGTTTCGACGTGGTGTATGACACCGCCGGCGGCGCGAGCCTGGATGCGTCGTTCAGGGCCGTGGCGCGTTTCGGTCACGTGGTCAGCTCGCTGGGTTGGGGTACGCACGCGCTGGCGCCCCTCTCGTTCCGGGCCGCCACCTATTCCGGCGTGTTCACCTTGCTGCCCCTGCTGACCGGCGAAGGCAAGCCGCATCACGGCGAGATCCTGCGCGAAGCCACGCGCCTGGCCGAGGCAGGGATGATCAGGCCGCTGCTGGACGCGCGCCAGTTCGAGCTGGCCACGGTCGGTGAAGCCCATGCCTTGATCGAGCAGCGACAGGCGCGCGGCAAGGTGGTGGTCAGCATCCAGGGATGAAGCATCGCGGCGGATGGCCTGGCCGGAACGCCTGACTATCCGTCGCGCCGGTGCTTGTCAGTTGTTTCGATGAGATCGTGAAGCGCAGATGTCGTCGATGCGGGGCTGGCGCACCCCGCGATCGTCAGAGAAACATGCCGCCCGAAGCCTCCACGCGCTGCGCGTTGATCCAGCCGCTGCCCGGGGCGAGCAGTGCCGCCACGGCACCGCCGATGTCGTCGGGCAAGCCGGCGCGGCCCAGCGCCGTGTTGCCGGCGATCAAGGTGTTGAGTGCCGCATTGTCACGCACCGCGCCGCCGCCGAAATCGGTTTCGATCGCACCCGGGGCCAGCGTATTGACCCGGATGCCGCGT
This is a stretch of genomic DNA from Rhodanobacter sp. FDAARGOS 1247. It encodes these proteins:
- a CDS encoding transcriptional repressor yields the protein MSHDAASNPHPRHAHQHDDAKGFVRAVEHASEERGLRLTPLRKEVLELIAAAHKPVKAYDLLDQLREKHGNAAPPTVYRALDFLLENGFIHKLESINAFVSCHHPAEAHQVPFLICDVCSSAQEVCDERVAELIEAQAKALGFRPQAQTLEVHGTCRNCRKG
- a CDS encoding MerC domain-containing protein; the encoded protein is MNPEQSNKSRWWHLADRVGAMASFLCAIHCALLPFVLALLPLIGLEFLADHRFERIFVLCACVLASLVLVRGFRRHRRSLPLRLAVPGLSLLLLGIAFIDLGSPILHSVLVTCGGMLLAAAHFANLRLDSHRDGVHVHGPQCAH
- a CDS encoding cation diffusion facilitator family transporter; its protein translation is MNTPHHHHQPHGCDHAAGQAHAGAHEHVAGGSSRKLLLALVLTGIMMIVEVVGGLWSGSLALLADAAHMMVDTLALLLAVVGAWMATRPADARRSYGYGRMEVLAGFVNALSQFVLVAWIAWEAVMRLRHPGLILSGVMLVVAVAGLLVNALVLRTLHGHAHDDVNLAGASLHVLGDLLGSLAAVLAALAIRWFGWLWADPLLSLLVSLLILNSAWRLLRKSAHILLEGVPDGLDTTEMESSLRTAAPGIRDIHHLHVWQLASGSRMATVHAELDEQADDALVLQSIKRLLLERFEVRHVTVQIDPGACPDPSGDCAGHAHR
- a CDS encoding 30S ribosomal protein THX, which gives rise to MGKGDRKTRRGKTYRGSYGNTRAHGALPAVVGAKPTVTKPAAAKKAAPKKKSA
- a CDS encoding YerC/YecD family TrpR-related protein, with translation MKRRSLDPESPPGSAEQSLCEALLSLRNSEEMGAFLSDLCTPAELEVLVDRWRVVPYLLEGVPYREIHERTAVSITTIGRVARYLNQGSGGYLAAAARAARKQAQAARKKA
- the hisG gene encoding ATP phosphoribosyltransferase; the encoded protein is MKPRDRLRIAMQKSGRLTEPALDLLTRCGLTFRQSRDKLFCFGEGEPVDLLLVRDDDIPGLIAQGVCDLGIVGRNVLGEFQLTAGRDGEPLDELRPLGFGRCRLSIAVPQDMAYGEPKDLAGTRIATSYPGLLGEWLRSRGIVAGVVTLAGSVEIAPKLGTADAICDLVQSGGTLVANQLRETDVLLESEAVLAGPLTLPVDERGDMLELLLKRLDGVIQVRESRLLLLQTSRHTLDAVTRLLPGGPQPTLLPVAGQPDQLMLQALCAGEVSWRQLEEIKKAGAREMFVLPVEKMLA
- the hisD gene encoding histidinol dehydrogenase → MKRLDWNALDEASRGEALARPAQSRAEALRHGVGQIIAAVRARGDAALREFSAQYDRCALEAIAVDEAEFAVAEAVLDPALKAAIREAAERIELFHRASALQPVAVDTAPGVRVERILRPVGRVGLYVPAGSAPLPSTALMLGVPAQIAGCREVVLCSPARPDGRCDEAVLYAARLTGVHKVFKLGGAQAIAAMAYGTDSVPRCDKLFGPGNAWVTEAKLQVSTDPDGAAIDMPAGPSEVLVIADAAANPAFVAADLLSQAEHGPDSQVILLSPSTDLLARAAAEVERQCADLPRADIARQALAQSRLVLVESLAQAVEVSNRYAPEHLILQVAEPRTLLERIDSAGSIFLGQWTPESVGDYCSGSNHVLPTYGHARSYSGVSVASFQKQISVQEVSADGLRQIGPCTATLAAAEQLEAHRRAVTLRLEALA
- the hisC gene encoding histidinol-phosphate transaminase, producing the protein MSVLELARPEIRAMQPYSSARMEASGGQVFLNANESAWPPPGDDGLGCNRYPEPQPAALVATLAALYGVRHEQLLVGRGSDEAIDLLIRGFCRAGEDAILIQPPTFGMYGVCARIQNAAVIEVALADDFTLDVDAVLAAVTPAVKLVFVCTPNNPSGQCVPREDVERLLQQLDGRALLVVDEAYIEFAFERSVADLIDRYEGLAVLRTLSKAWALAGARIGCLLANPEVIALLRRIMPPYPLPLPCVAAAMAALSEAGQAQAREHLAVLRNEHERVRGTLAALPCVRDVLPSQANFLAVRFDDAGAIYQRLLAAGVVVRDVRRYPKLGDALRITIGTPTENDQMLAVLKSPAREDRGFAGGSA
- the hisB gene encoding bifunctional histidinol-phosphatase/imidazoleglycerol-phosphate dehydratase HisB, which translates into the protein MKQTKLLFVDRDGCLIEEPADEQIDSYAKLALLPGVIAALQRFVAAGYELVMITNQDGLGTDSFPEADFNGPHDLLLGILASQGIRFREVLIDRSFPHEGLDTRKPGIGLARHYLADDSWSRAASAMVGDRETDLQFAANLGVRGCRVGSRGVSWEALAHELLDAPRTATVVRNTKETRITVSVDLDRVAEPKAHTGLGFFDHMLEQIGKHGGFALQLACAGDTHIDEHHTIEDCALALGQALKQALGDKRGIGRYGFTLPMDEAQASAALDLSGRPYFVFDGSFPRERVGEVPTELVPHFFRSLCEALGANLHLSVRGDNAHHMVEACFKVVARSLRQALRREGSELPSTKGAL
- the hisH gene encoding imidazole glycerol phosphate synthase subunit HisH; protein product: MSVVLVDAGGTNIGSVRYALQRLGVDAALTSDATTIRAADKVILPGVGAAGPGMARLRELGLVEVLRGLTQPVLGVCLGMQLLCTHSEEGDTACLGVIPAPVRRFVEAPGLRVPHMGWNALSILRKHPLLAGLDDGEQAYFVHSYAVPTGDWTLADSDYGEPFSAVIARDNFHGMQFHPERSAAVGARLLQNFLDL
- the hisA gene encoding 1-(5-phosphoribosyl)-5-[(5-phosphoribosylamino)methylideneamino]imidazole-4-carboxamide isomerase, with product MSFDIIPAIDLRGGQVVRLKQGDYAQQTTYAADPRELAKRYAQAGAAWLHLVDLDGARSGRLDNLAVISSIAADGMAIQAGGGVREEADLQRLFDAGVQRVVLGSVAIRDPERVAGWLAKYGAERLTLALDTRHVDGRWALPSAGWTEVEARTLDELAPWYAARGARHLLCTDIDRDGMLAGFNLDLYRHLAEAVPSLAVQASGGVRSLDDIRAAREAGACGVILGRALLEGRFTVEEALAC